Genomic window (Theileria annulata chromosome 4, complete sequence, *** SEQUENCING IN PROGRESS ***):
attaattatcctataacaaataatatatagtaataaattaatgtgttATGTTGCATATTTGCCTAAACGATCACACTTTAGGTATCCTTCCCtttttatttctttcaTATGATTGGTCAATATAAGGTTTTTAATATCAAGTAGTTTGTTAGAAACGTGATTGGATTTATCGGTTTCTGATTCCCTAATGATAGGAGTGAGAACAGCGATGTTGGATTCATTAATCGATACTTTTGACAGTTTTACgttctttttattatagttaatagaacaatttgttaaaataacaaaagatttaaaatcagGAAAAAACTTAACATTCCTACTTACACagttttgtaaattatacttTTCATAATAGAATTCAAtgatttcatttaattttttgttaaaGTTTGTAgattttgtaaataaacTCAGTTCTTCTAGAGCCTGGTGTATTTTGAGGGTTTTTACCTTTTTCCCATAAGATTCTACAAATCCCACTATATTTAATCCATTATTGAGTGTTACAAgtactttattattttttattgatTCTATTATTCTTGGCAGTAGTAAGCTCTCTCTGTAACTTATATGTTTGTGTTTCTTCTTATTAATCATATCCAACACATTGTTAATATTCTAGAATAAaacataataaatattacgTATTATGTTGTATAAAGATTAAGATCGTGAAGTtgtgtaaaaattattaagtgTTATTTAGAGGATTCTCAGGCGATTTCTTCCactacaaaattattatcatttatataattatttgataagtGTGTTACAAGTTTGTATATCATATCTTTATATTGAGATAATTTGAGGTTAGGATATTCTTCCTTCAACTCAGCCATTTTACGCTCTTGAAATCCCATGTAAGTCTAATcaacaataaatttaaattattatttaagctaagttatataaaataaaaacaaataacaAAACATACGGTTTTAAGTGACTTTTGTTCCTTATCAATTTGTAATGAGCTCAACACATTATCAATTCCAGATGCTGTATATtagattaaaaataatataagtagatttaaataaattagtattttatataactGTGTATGGTATAACCTGCTATAAGATCAACGTTTTTATCTTCAAGATCAAGTTGTTCAAACAATAATTGGTGATTTTCATTCGCCATTAATTCACCGTCATTTAATACCAAGTATTCCTACACATTTATGAAgtacaatattataatataatataaataagtaattattatataaaagaaACTTCTTCTTTTAGTGAATCCTTTTGTTTTTCCATTTGTAATAATTGATTCTTTAAGCATTCTGCCCTTGTAACCTTTGGTACAGGAGAGCCCTAATATAGATATTAATCagttataaataataaaattgaaaaaatactttGGGTAGTTTTTTATTAGAAGTAAGTTCAGATTCCTCTctttctattaatttacgTAACTCTGCCCGTTTCTCCAACTTCTCTTGATGCTTACGTAATTGCTCAttctataaaattatacacaGTTACagtaaatatttatataatagtttataattattaaaaattaaacctTCCGATCTAGTTTTgctttatttaatttatcatcaTCTTGCCACAGTTTATCTAATCTTTCCTGCTCTTTAATTTGAGCGGCGAGCTCTTTTTGCTCTTTCCGCCTCTGAATGGCCTCCATGGCCTTAGTGTTAACTCCAGAATGCTTAGGCATCTTATATACAACAAAAAATAAGATAATTATATctcattatatatactaatttatgATATACCACACCACAACACTTCTCatagaatattataattataaataataattaaaatgatttaatgGTAAATAAGAATATGctatgaataaattattggatatttttaggattcttatttatcaacttaatattaagaatCTTTATGTAAGATCAAATACGCATATATTTTGGTTATTTATCTCTAAATTAAcctaataattatttcattaattattcaattctgtttattattattttatcctTCAATTACTTCATTATATCCTTGTTATATACTTCGAGTACAATGAAAGTACagtaaatgtgtatatttatatgCCATTCCTGCTCTTATATATCTAATTTTAGTCACATCAATTCGTTTATTCATAgcataaatttaaataaattattttctaagttaatttatctaCTATTTTCCCAATCTTCCTAAGATTTTCCTCTCAATCAATTTTATGTCACGTTGcttaaaataataatcttatttcattgtattataatttatcaagTAAAAAGGATACTGTAAATatcaaataaaaaataaaaagtCTAAATAGCTTTGTATTAAAGTAGTAAATTTGGATCATGAAGAAATGATAAAAGAGTGTGTAAATTATGACTAAAACTATCtgtaaaaatgataaatcaaAAGATTCAAAGTCATGTAATGTAGTTCTcgataaattaaaatcgTTTTTTGCTAATGGAGATATAACCACTAATAAATGTTTCGTTCGAACAGCCACCTTTACATTATTGTGTATACCTCATGGCATATTCTGGGCGACACAAATCCCTTGGTTTGTGAAGTTTAATCCATACGGATTTCTAGTGCCGATCTTTTTTGGTATTTTGTTCATTATTTCCCTCATATTCTTCTTCATTTGCAGTTTCATTAATCCTGGAATTATTCCTAAACAAAATTCAAATCGTGATTGTTATGATCTTTTTACGGGATTCAATAGAGGGAATTATAGGAACAAGTATTCTTTTCGTGCTGACAAACCCCTATTTCTAATGATTAATGGTAGATATTTGAGGGTTAAATATTGTGAAACATGTAATATATACAGACCGCCAAGGAGCGTGCATTGTAGATTATGTGACGTTTGTGTAAACAGATTTGATCACCATTGTAAGTGGGTAGGAAATTGTATTGGGTACAACAATTATAGAGAATTTATCGCATTTATTTTCACCACTTTTATTCTAATCATAACTATGATTTGTTTATCAATTGTGAGGGCTGTTTACATCACTAGAGGCCAAAATATGCTAAGACTTATAATAGAAACCACTACAATTCTTGTTTATATAGTATTTTTTGGGTGGTTCATAGCTGGATTAGCTGTGTATCACTCATATTTGGCATTTACAAACCAGACCACAAATGAACAGTTAAAGGGAGTTTTAAAGACTTTTAACCCTTGGAATCGCGGATTTCTCTTCAATATAAGGGAGATTTTGTTTGTAAAACGTAAAAAATTGAGTTATGGCAGCATCAACGATGCCAGAAAGTTTATGTTCAAAAGTgacaatattaattttaggaatAAAGATGATGTCAAAATAagtaaaatatacaatCCTGTGAGTGGATTTGAGAATCCTGGGAACCTGTACTTAATAAAGGACTATTTATTTGACAAAAGATATGTTATTAATTCAATCGAATCTAGCAATTACAGCAGTCTCGACAATTCAGTTTCTTGGGATCACAATTATTCTTTCAAAGAATTGAATtcaaatgaatataaacTTGACGTACCCGGAAATTTGGGTGGATGTTCTGGTGAGCCTATTTCAGGACTAGATGGTTTGAAAGGTTCTACTTACAGTGGAGAGTCCCAGAGTTCCGAAAGTTTAGGGAGTTCTTTTAAAACTCTTGAAGAAACTTACAATTTCCTCAAAAACGATCTTGTAAATAACAAAATCGGCAACATTTCTGATGATGAGATTCAAAGTGATCGAAAAAATCTAAAACGAAAAAATGGAATGGACTTAGCAATAAGTAGTCACCATTAACACtgtaatattattctttatataaatatatatataaataaattatttgatttagtttaatttttgttttgATGGATAAtgtgattttaagtaatatttctgtaatacAGTAATATTAGATAGCACTCATAAAAAATTGTGCTATTAACATCTATTATTAAGAAACTATAGGAGGAGTTTATAAGGAAAGGTCTTAATACTGTAGTCTTGAACGGTATAGATCACAGCTGTTAGTTGTTTCTGAATAATGCCACTTAACTGCTGTGAAACTGATGctactaataattttgaggGATGTCCACTACTGACAGCTTCATTTGTATTTGCTGGTCTATCGATGATGCTTAATATTAGGTTAGCATATAGTTCTGCACCATATGCCCTCATTAGATTCAAATTACCTGAAAATCTATTTAGTGTATTTGTTAGAAGAATGGCTAGTGCTTTAGAACTATGGTGTCTACCAAGTATGCTTCTGGGTAATATACTTGATACAGGTTCAAAACTATTATTCAAACACTACGGCACCGCACTCAAAATACCTACAGGAACCGCTGATGGAGTACCCAACGACTTCAACGGCCAAGAACAAACTACCAAGTCCAAATCACTTAAGTTATGGTCTATCATAATTCCTTCCATTGTTACTATGTGGTCTGACTTTATCACATACGCGGTGCTCCTATATGTATATTTGATGGGTGGTGTCACTGGTAATGTAACTGCCTATTATGGTGTCATTGCAGTATCTGGATTCATCTTTGGCATTAATATGACATTGGTTTATGCTgttgattttaattatatacctatATATGTTGCTGGTGAAAATTCATTTCCAGCACTAACATCactaattcattattttgCCACACTAATATTTGGCAATAGAAGGAAGTGGAATAGTGACTTTCTAATTGTAGTGATTGACATATCGGTTGCAATCATAATATCATTTGTTACAGCTATTCTATGGACAGTATCATTCCTAGTACCTCCCAAATCTGGTCAGGATAGTAAGTGGCATATCCAGCCATTTGATCAGGATATTTCTAATCCGGACTGGGATGTTATTTCACCTACACTCATGGTCATTGTTGGTATGGGACTAGTTTATGCCATTTATCCTGCTATTGCACCAGGTATGATTGTACCATTCTACCtcattgataaaattgagATGGTACTTCTCATAGCCACAATCTTTCCACCAGTCATCATAGCTATTCTTATCAAAAAACATGGATATTTATCTCCCAAATACTACGACGTCGGTGATAGTACTTTCAAGGCATGGTCAAAATACGGAGCTGGTAGGTTCTATCATTTTTTAGACATTCTTATCATCATTAAGATCACTCTAGctgttatatttatatattcacttCATTACAGAGATTCCAACATTTCCCGTAGCATCGTGAATCAACCTAAAATGTCTACAGCACTCTCcataacattttatatgtgtcaTGAAATTCTATTAGCATTAGGTTTTCCAGGTGTTATTGGTAATAAAGGTGCTGATTATGTTGTGCTACCAGCCCAGTACATAGGAGCGCTATTTATGATATTTTTGGCCTTTTATTCAGAGGGATacattatagaatataaaagtcATGATCCTGCTCATTGGCCCACAGAAGGAATGTGGTATTTATATGGATACTACCAATTGAACCctgatttttttattatgataaagtttaatttttgttttgatggatactgtgaatttaagtaatatttctgtaatatagtaataaaaCCACTGGAATTGATCCAGGATCACTCAAATTTTGAATAGTCCTGGTACAATCAACGACTATATCACTAAACACCCTACTGGAATAGTTCAGTTACTATCACTATCACTAAATCGCATCAATGACTTCTTCTGGTGATCCTAATCCTACTACGAATTATCAGCAAGATGATGATAAGGACCGACCTCTACAAATTCTGGCATACATGTTTGCTGGACTTGCTATGATGCTTAATATTAGGCTTTCATATAGTGCTGCGCCATTTGCCTTGTTGAGGTTTAAGTTACCTGAGAATCTGTTCAGTGTCTTCGTTAGGACAACTTCAAGTGCTTTGGAACTTTGGTGTATTCCAAGCATGCTTCTGGGAAACATAATGGAACAAGTCTATAACCAGACTCAAGATACTGCGATAGGAATTCATGCAACCAACCTTAAAGAAACAGCAGGTTCAACTGATGGTGAAAAACTCCAAGGAAAGGCCGGTACACTTCATAGTGAAGCCACAAAACTAGAAACTGCACTAAATAGTGACCCTGCTGCTGGTCTTGTCACAGCACTCAAGGAAGCCTCTAGTAAACCTAGTGCTAGTAGTGAAGATGAGAAGGGTCTTAAGGAGTTACTCGAATCATTTCATAATGCTCAACCTACTGATGTAGTTGCTAAGGCCCAGAAGGTAATTAAGAAATACAATGAGGTGGCTGGTAAGTACAAAGAAGTGAAAAATGATGCAAAAGCTAGTAAAAATCCTGCATTTACCCAGGTTAAATCTGCATTCGAAGATCTTCAGAAAGAGTATTCTGATgctatatataaatacaagTTCTGGGTAATTACTATTCCTTCCATGGTTACTAATTGGTTAAACTTTCTCACATTTGTAATCCTGTTGATAGTTTTCGTTACTGGTGGTGATCAAGGTCATGTTACTGGTTATTATGTGATTATGGCTATATCAGGATTTGTAtttggtattaatatgGTGCTGGTGTATGCTGTAGACTATAGATATCTTCCATTCTATATGGCTGGTGAAAACTCATTTCCAATGGTCACCTCAATGATACTATACTTTGCTACATCTATATTTGGTAATAGGAGGAAATACAATTCCGACTACCTTGTTGTAGTAATTGACGTATCCATAGCAATAGTTATCGCATTTGTAGCTTCAGTTCTGTGGACCTGGGCGTTCTACAACTATAGGGCTCCAAAGTATGGTGGCCTAGAACCAAAATGGCCTGAACTAGTTTCTCCAGTTGCTATGGTCATTGTTGGTATGGGACTAGTTTATGCCATTTATCCTGCTATTGCACCTGGTATGATTGTACCATTCTATCTCattgataagattgaaATGGTTCTCCTGGTAGCAACAGCATTCCCACCAGTCATCATAGCTATCCTAAGATTAAAGGCACCAGATTGGTCTCCTCAAACAGATTTCCTCCTACATTCAGGAATATATAAGTTCGGAGGATGGAAAGATTACAAAGCAAACGACTTCGAAGGCGGCGGAGTCAAGGCGGGTGATCATGTTTATGGTTGGATATGGCACTTCTTTGACATAATGATTCCACTCCAGATCTGTCTAGCTATCATTTTCATATACTCCCTTCATTACAGAGATTCTTCTATATCTAGATCTATTGTCAATCAACCTAAAATGTCTACATTTCTAAcaattgtattttatatgtgtcaTGAAATTATGTTAGCATTAGGTTTTCCTGGTATGGTTGGTAACGGTGGAGCTGGAGGTGATGTTTTGCTTCCGGTTCAGTACGTTGGTGCACTACTGATGGTCTTCCTAGCATTCTATAGCATAGGTTATATCACAGAGTACAAACGACACGATCCTTCCGAGTGGCCAACAGACGGAATGACGTGGTGGAATGCCCTATGTTACTGGTTAAAGATGGCGAGCAAAATTAccaataaaaatttcaaacaaTTGTTTACAACTGATTTAATGATAgattcaaaatttaaataaattgtgtatgattaaatttgtaaaaattaatgattaAATTGCTTTTGATTTGTTCTAATAACATCATATTTACTtctattgtatatataatataatattggaAGAGACACCAATCCAACtgaaaattgttttaaaaataaattctacCTAATGTAAAAATTTTGGCCGGAGATTTTGGAGTGTTATTAACGTAATTCTTGTTATTTGAGGTAAGGGGGTgtttaattctaataacgttgtttttaattgttttttgAGCCTTTAAAATTGCGACATACGGTCCAACATTATCGCCATTTTCCATCAGCAACTATAATAACATTATCACTATTATTtagatataattaataatttctttaagTGTAATGATTACTTTATGAGTTCCATCACAGTATGGAAACTTTTTGCTTTGCCAACATCTACAAACACAAACTTTGACATCCTTAGCGTCAGTTGGTGGAAAAGTTTCCACAATCTAcaaacacattttaatgtgttatatttttatcaagGATAATTATTGCTAATTGATCTTAgaaagaaattaaatacaGTAAAACTATTATAACgaattaattagtttaatataAGCACTTGTGAGAATTTTTGAAAGTGTTTGGTGTTGAAGTTGAGACTTTGTAGATAATCGAGTGGACTGGACATTTCTGGTTAAAAtaaaagttaaaatattctaaacTACACCATGTCAAACTTAATAGCTCAAATTCAGTGATTTAAACTAAATCCACTTCATTTACACTACACCATAACCTTCCATATAAAAATCAACACGACGatatttacacatattTTCTCAAATACATGAAATTCgacaaattaaaattaaaataacaatagACTGTAAAATATAGGGTAGATGGTGTTATAACTTTTTGGTGTGGCTGATTTTCCTTAGTCTTGGCTGTAATAGgaaattatcaatatacTGCCAAAACTCTCTAGACACAGATGCGTCATTATGCCTATGTGACCTGCTTATTCTAAACACCTACATCCCATTAAActatatatacttaattttaactatattCTAGGGTATTTATCTAACAAAACTCTCCAAGATGTACCTTTATATCCCAACTGCACATTTCACTTGGTACTATATCTCCATCGTGTACAAATAGGACTCCTCTATTCACCATTTagatatttttataaataactagttataaatttatggGTTTATGATTAActgtttaaatttatacttcAAAGTCATAAACATGTCTATAAAAGACTCGAATGGATAATTGTTAAATTGCCAACGTTCACCTTTAACGTTGAGAACGACACATACGACGCTGACCCAGTCGTGATTGGTAAATCTCGATACGTATGAATTCTCGACAACTCTAAATTTCACTTGTTTTTTACCAACTGTGTGTACTATCTCAACTGCATTCATGGGCAAATTTGATTGTACAATTCCATCTAAAGAGATTTAAacagttatatatataattaattagtcCTAAAAGTATGGGTAGTTTGGTACCATTTTTGATAGATTGATGCTGGTCGATAAATTGGTGGTCTTGTAATAATTGCTTAATATTTTGTCTAGATATTATTGAGCTTGATCCGGATGGAACTATTATTATAGGCCTTTTGCGATATTTACAACATATCTCATCCAGTACTTTCATCTTACTcactaatttaaattattgtaaatataataaaattagttagAATAGGGTAATAATTCtaactatattattagtaaataGTCTAAAATGATACTCGATTTGGATGAACTTGCATCTGACTTATGCAATTTCTTTACAGTATCTGCACTTGAGTCAGCCTTCATTAGTATCTTTTCAAATCCTTCACCATGTGCTGTTAATAAAGAGTTTCTTGTCCGCACTGGCCTCTCTTGTATACATGTTACAAACACAAATGTGTTCAGGTATTCATTGAGTTGACTATTCTTTTTTGGCAAGTTTTCATTTCTTGCGTTTTCATCTGACTCTGcatttttaacattattGTGTAATTTGGTCAGTGATGAGTACAGGTTGTGTAATATGTCTTTAACTGTTAACTTTGTGGTACTAGTCTTAGAGGACGTTTCCAATGTTTTTCCCGGAATTTTAGCGTCCAAATGGGGATTAATTGCTCTATATTCTACcttaaaattaagtaattCTGGTGAAACTTTAACTTCTTCCAAAATGGATTTAATGCGATCTCTTTCAAggatatttatatacttaaaaCCTCGGTCGGTAACAAACTGGTATGTGTATTCCTCACGCACAAGCTTAAGTGCTAAAAGTATATCGGCAACAAGGTAGAGTTCTCCTCGTCTACTTGTAAGCCCAGAAGGTGAAAGAACGTTAATTTGGAGATTAAAATCAGGTAACTGTGCGACCAGAAATCCGGCGTGAGTTTTCAAAAATTCCACGGAGTAattgttgataataataGATTTTAAGAGTAAAATGGATTCTGTATTTGGAGAATCTCGCCAATATTCTGAAACGACTGAGGGATCCGGTTTCAAATCCCAACTTTTATCAAATGTTATGTAATTCCCCTCCATCTATAGTACAAGGAGcttttattattaagaatattatataaacaacTCCATTCCaatgtttttaaaataataatgtgaTAAATGAAAATGGTAAAGTGGTATACAACTCCCAACTTCTAAACccacaatttattatatactagtatttcataattattatattttgtttcCATTGATTGTAGTGTTCGTTtttttattgtatataattagttcACTTTATTGACCCAATGGATGTTAAAGACGTGCCTTCTATAAGGGCCGCTGGCATAATCATATATAACATCGATCCCAGTTCAAATGTAGTAAAATATTTGCTTCTAAAATCCTCTTCAAAACCTTTTCACTGGACTCCACCAAAAGGTATTTgttaaacaatttttatatacattattaaacGTACCTATTAACCACTGACGAATGATGTCTTGAAAATTCCTcttatttttgtttttttcaCCAGttttatagttaatatatatagtaatttttttaacAGGCAGACTGGATCCTGGAGAGGAGAGCATTGATGCAGCTCAAAGAGAAACATTAGAGGAAGCCGGCCTTTC
Coding sequences:
- a CDS encoding uncharacterized protein (Tap349h10.p1c.C.cand.119 - score = 28.39), which encodes MINKKKHKHISYRESLLLPRIIESIKNNKVLVTLNNGLNIVGFVESYGKKVKTLKIHQALEELSLFTKSTNFNKKLNEIIEFYYEKYNLQNCVSRNVKFFPDFKSFVILTNCSINYNKKNVKLSKVSINESNIAVLTPIIRESETDKSNHVSNKLLDIKNLILTNHMKEIKREGYLKCDRLGKYAT
- a CDS encoding uncharacterized protein (Tap349h10.p1c.C.cand.119 - score = 28.39), whose protein sequence is MPKHSGVNTKAMEAIQRRKEQKELAAQIKEQERLDKLWQDDDKLNKAKLDRKNEQLRKHQEKLEKRAELRKLIEREESELTSNKKLPKGSPVPKVTRAECLKNQLLQMEKQKDSLKEEEYLVLNDGELMANENHQLLFEQLDLEDKNVDLIAGYTIHTSGIDNVLSSLQIDKEQKSLKTTYMGFQERKMAELKEEYPNLKLSQYKDMIYKLVTHLSNNYINDNNFVVEEIA
- a CDS encoding uncharacterized protein (Tap349h10.p1c.C.cand.118 - score = 20.84;~SMART pfam:Cdc73 (PF05179) at aa 170-406, E()=8.20e-08), whose product is MEGNYITFDKSWDLKPDPSVVSEYWRDSPNTESILLLKSIIINNYSVEFLKTHAGFLVAQLPDFNLQINVLSPSGLTSRRGELYLVADILLALKLVREEYTYQFVTDRGFKYINILERDRIKSILEEVKVSPELLNFKVEYRAINPHLDAKIPGKTLETSSKTSTTKLTVKDILHNLYSSLTKLHNNVKNAESDENARNENLPKKNSQLNEYLNTFVFVTCIQERPVRTRNSLLTAHGEGFEKILMKADSSADTVKKLHKSDASSSKSMSKMKVLDEICCKYRKRPIIIVPSGSSSIISRQNIKQLLQDHQFIDQHQSIKNDGIVQSNLPMNAVEIVHTVGKKQVKFRVVENSYVSRFTNHDWVSVVCVVLNVKGERWQFNNYPFESFIDMFMTLKYKFKQLIINP
- a CDS encoding Tpr-related protein family member, putative (Tap349h10.p1c.cand.105 - score = 15.74;~SMART 10 transmembrane domains at aa 13-35, 126-148, 160-182, 187-209, 222-244, 275-297, 310-329, 358-380, 399-421 and 431-453;~10 probable transmembrane helices predicted for TA07720 by TMHMM2.0 at aa 13-35, 126-148, 160-182, 187-209, 222-244, 275-297, 310-329, 358-380, 399-421 and 431-453), whose translation is MPLNCCETDATNNFEGCPLLTASFVFAGLSMMLNIRLAYSSAPYALIRFKLPENLFSVFVRRMASALELWCLPSMLLGNILDTGSKLLFKHYGTALKIPTGTADGVPNDFNGQEQTTKSKSLKLWSIIIPSIVTMWSDFITYAVLLYVYLMGGVTGNVTAYYGVIAVSGFIFGINMTLVYAVDFNYIPIYVAGENSFPALTSLIHYFATLIFGNRRKWNSDFLIVVIDISVAIIISFVTAILWTVSFLVPPKSGQDSKWHIQPFDQDISNPDWDVISPTLMVIVGMGLVYAIYPAIAPGMIVPFYLIDKIEMVLLIATIFPPVIIAILIKKHGYLSPKYYDVGDSTFKAWSKYGAGRFYHFLDILIIIKITLAVIFIYSLHYRDSNISRSIVNQPKMSTALSITFYMCHEILLALGFPGVIGNKGADYVVLPAQYIGALFMIFLAFYSEGYIIEYKSHDPAHWPTEGMWYLYGYYQLNPDFFIMIKFNFCFDGYCEFK
- a CDS encoding uncharacterized protein (Tap349h10.p1c.cand.104 - score = 15.03;~SMART pfam:zf-DHHC (PF01529) at aa 135-199, E()=9.70e-31; 3 transmembrane domains at aa 38-60, 75-97 and 229-251;~4 probable transmembrane helices predicted for TA07715 by TMHMM2.0 at aa 38-60, 75-97, 192-214 and 229-251), whose protein sequence is MTKTICKNDKSKDSKSCNVVLDKLKSFFANGDITTNKCFVRTATFTLLCIPHGIFWATQIPWFVKFNPYGFLVPIFFGILFIISLIFFFICSFINPGIIPKQNSNRDCYDLFTGFNRGNYRNKYSFRADKPLFLMINGRYLRVKYCETCNIYRPPRSVHCRLCDVCVNRFDHHCKWVGNCIGYNNYREFIAFIFTTFILIITMICLSIVRAVYITRGQNMLRLIIETTTILVYIVFFGWFIAGLAVYHSYLAFTNQTTNEQLKGVLKTFNPWNRGFLFNIREILFVKRKKLSYGSINDARKFMFKSDNINFRNKDDVKISKIYNPVSGFENPGNLYLIKDYLFDKRYVINSIESSNYSSLDNSVSWDHNYSFKELNSNEYKLDVPGNLGGCSGEPISGLDGLKGSTYSGESQSSESLGSSFKTLEETYNFLKNDLVNNKIGNISDDEIQSDRKNLKRKNGMDLAISSHH
- a CDS encoding Tpr-related protein family member, putative (Tap349h10.p1c.cand.106 - score = 33.64;~SMART 9 transmembrane domains at aa 22-44, 238-260, 270-292, 333-355, 375-397, 410-432, 474-496, 517-539, and 549-551;~9 probable transmembrane helices predicted for TA07730 by TMHMM2.0 at aa 22-44, 238-260, 270-292, 333-355, 375-397, 410-432, 474-496, 517-539 and 549-571) — encoded protein: MTSSGDPNPTTNYQQDDDKDRPLQILAYMFAGLAMMLNIRLSYSAAPFALLRFKLPENLFSVFVRTTSSALELWCIPSMLLGNIMEQVYNQTQDTAIGIHATNLKETAGSTDGEKLQGKAGTLHSEATKLETALNSDPAAGLVTALKEASSKPSASSEDEKGLKELLESFHNAQPTDVVAKAQKVIKKYNEVAGKYKEVKNDAKASKNPAFTQVKSAFEDLQKEYSDAIYKYKFWVITIPSMVTNWLNFLTFVILLIVFVTGGDQGHVTGYYVIMAISGFVFGINMVLVYAVDYRYLPFYMAGENSFPMVTSMILYFATSIFGNRRKYNSDYLVVVIDVSIAIVIAFVASVLWTWAFYNYRAPKYGGLEPKWPELVSPVAMVIVGMGLVYAIYPAIAPGMIVPFYLIDKIEMVLLVATAFPPVIIAILRLKAPDWSPQTDFLLHSGIYKFGGWKDYKANDFEGGGVKAGDHVYGWIWHFFDIMIPLQICLAIIFIYSLHYRDSSISRSIVNQPKMSTFLTIVFYMCHEIMLALGFPGMVGNGGAGGDVLLPVQYVGALLMVFLAFYSIGYITEYKRHDPSEWPTDGMTWWNALCYWLKMASKITNKNFKQLFTTDLMIDSKFK